A single window of Candidatus Nanopelagicales bacterium DNA harbors:
- a CDS encoding DUF4446 family protein, which produces MSLDPLARDVLVIVGVALAAVALLLGFLALLRTRRMRRDYTLLQADDGPESFLDSVARMTHEVEGLRTDVARLDGLLGRTRTELADAIRHVSVVRYDAFGDLGGRLSFSAALLDDGGDGLVLTSIHGRTETRAYMKGVRSGKADVVLSPEEEQAIESAMHGGVA; this is translated from the coding sequence GTGTCGCTGGACCCCCTCGCCCGGGACGTGCTCGTCATCGTCGGTGTCGCCCTCGCGGCGGTGGCCCTCCTCCTCGGGTTCCTCGCCCTGCTGCGGACCCGTCGGATGCGCCGGGACTACACGCTCCTGCAGGCCGACGACGGGCCGGAGTCGTTCCTGGACTCCGTCGCCCGGATGACGCACGAGGTGGAGGGCCTGCGCACCGACGTGGCCCGCCTGGACGGGCTGCTCGGCCGTACGCGGACCGAGCTCGCGGACGCCATCCGGCACGTGTCGGTGGTCCGCTACGACGCGTTCGGCGACCTCGGCGGCCGGCTGTCGTTCAGCGCCGCGCTGCTCGACGACGGCGGAGACGGGCTGGTGCTCACGTCGATCCACGGCCGCACCGAGACCCGGGCCTACATGAAGGGCGTGCGCTCCGGCAAGGCCGACGTCGTGCTGTCACCCGAGGAGGAGCAGGCCATCGAGTCCGCCATGCACGGGGGCGTGGCATGA
- a CDS encoding TrpB-like pyridoxal phosphate-dependent enzyme: MDDAVRQHKYLLTEDEMPTAWYNIVPDLPEPPPPPLHPGTMQPVGPEDLAPLFPMDLILQEVTQDRFVDIPGGVLDVYRQWRPTPLFRAHRLEQALGTPARIYYKYEGVSPAGSHKPNTAVPQAYYNAKQGVKRLTTETGAGQWGTALAFACALYGLDCEVWQVGASYDSKPYRRLMIEAFGGKVHRSPSDLTEAGRALGANPANQSGSLGIAISEAVEVAAQDPETRYALGSVLNHVLLHQTVIGEEALLQMEKAGDTPTLIVGCTGGGSNFAGLSFPFLREKMAGRISPRILAAEPASCPSLTHGVYAYDFGDTAGMTPLMKMHTLGHDFVPDPIHAGGLRYHGMAPLISHVYELGLMDAQAVPQTECFAAAVQFARTEGIVPAPEPTHALALAIQEALKAKETGEETVILTALCGHGHFDLAAYDDYLNGRMADEAVSEERFAAALQTLPEVPVG, translated from the coding sequence GTGGACGACGCCGTGCGCCAGCACAAGTACCTGCTGACCGAGGACGAGATGCCGACGGCCTGGTACAACATCGTCCCCGACCTGCCCGAGCCCCCGCCCCCGCCGCTGCACCCCGGCACCATGCAGCCGGTCGGCCCCGAGGACCTCGCGCCGCTGTTCCCGATGGACCTGATCCTGCAGGAGGTCACGCAGGACCGGTTCGTCGACATCCCCGGCGGGGTGCTGGACGTCTACCGCCAGTGGCGGCCGACCCCGCTGTTCCGCGCGCACCGGCTCGAGCAGGCGCTCGGCACCCCGGCGCGCATCTACTACAAGTACGAGGGCGTCTCGCCCGCCGGCTCGCACAAGCCCAACACGGCGGTCCCGCAGGCGTACTACAACGCCAAGCAGGGCGTGAAGCGGCTGACGACCGAGACCGGTGCCGGCCAGTGGGGCACCGCGCTGGCCTTCGCGTGCGCGCTGTACGGCCTGGACTGCGAGGTCTGGCAGGTCGGGGCGTCGTACGACTCCAAGCCGTACCGCCGGCTGATGATCGAGGCGTTCGGCGGGAAGGTGCACCGCTCGCCCTCTGACCTCACGGAGGCGGGCCGCGCGCTCGGCGCGAACCCTGCCAACCAGTCCGGCTCCCTCGGCATCGCGATCTCGGAGGCCGTCGAGGTCGCGGCCCAGGACCCGGAGACCCGCTACGCGCTCGGCAGCGTCCTCAACCACGTCCTGCTGCACCAGACGGTCATCGGCGAGGAGGCGCTGCTGCAGATGGAGAAGGCGGGGGACACCCCGACGCTCATCGTCGGCTGCACCGGTGGTGGCTCCAATTTCGCCGGGCTGTCCTTCCCGTTCCTGCGCGAGAAGATGGCCGGGCGGATCTCGCCGCGCATCCTCGCCGCCGAGCCCGCCTCCTGCCCGTCGCTGACGCACGGCGTCTATGCGTACGACTTCGGCGACACCGCCGGCATGACGCCGCTGATGAAGATGCACACCCTCGGCCACGACTTCGTCCCCGACCCCATCCACGCGGGCGGCCTGCGCTACCACGGCATGGCGCCGCTGATCAGCCACGTCTACGAGCTCGGGCTGATGGACGCGCAGGCGGTGCCGCAGACGGAGTGCTTCGCCGCGGCGGTGCAGTTCGCGCGCACCGAGGGCATCGTGCCGGCGCCGGAGCCGACGCACGCCCTCGCGCTGGCCATCCAGGAGGCGTTGAAGGCCAAGGAGACCGGCGAGGAGACGGTGATCCTCACCGCGCTGTGCGGCCACGGCCACTTCGACCTGGCCGCGTACGACGACTACCTCAACGGCCGGATGGCCGACGAGGCGGTCAGCGAGGAGCGGTTCGCCGCCGCGCTGCAGACGCTGCCCGAGGTCCCGGTCGGGTGA
- a CDS encoding zinc ribbon domain-containing protein: MTDIVPFTDNYRDLSNTDGYQFEFFCERCGNGYRSPFQADLMEKGRGLLRSAGGLFGGALSNITGAADDLMDRGTNSAAKDKALAQAVEAVRPQFRQCRACGNWVCVDVCWNAEIGQCATCSPFVTDELSRAQAAAQVQQIQEKVKETDWTADIDVTTRAKVACPSCGAPVEGGKFCSSCGAKLSPTAFCTECGAEIKAGAKFCGECGTPAPA, encoded by the coding sequence GTGACCGACATCGTGCCCTTCACCGACAACTACCGGGACCTGTCCAACACCGACGGGTACCAGTTCGAGTTCTTCTGCGAGCGCTGCGGCAACGGCTACCGGTCGCCGTTCCAGGCCGACCTGATGGAGAAGGGCCGCGGCCTGCTCCGCTCGGCCGGCGGCCTGTTCGGCGGCGCCCTGTCCAACATCACCGGGGCCGCCGACGACCTGATGGACCGGGGCACCAACTCCGCGGCCAAGGACAAGGCGCTGGCCCAGGCGGTGGAGGCGGTCCGCCCCCAGTTCCGCCAGTGCCGGGCGTGCGGCAACTGGGTCTGCGTCGATGTCTGCTGGAACGCCGAGATCGGGCAGTGCGCCACCTGCTCCCCGTTCGTCACCGACGAGCTGTCCCGCGCCCAGGCCGCCGCCCAGGTCCAGCAGATCCAGGAGAAGGTCAAGGAGACCGACTGGACCGCGGACATCGACGTCACGACGCGGGCGAAGGTGGCCTGCCCCTCCTGCGGCGCCCCGGTCGAGGGCGGGAAGTTCTGCTCGTCCTGCGGGGCGAAGCTCAGCCCCACCGCCTTCTGCACCGAGTGCGGTGCCGAGATCAAGGCGGGGGCGAAGTTCTGCGGCGAGTGCGGCACCCCCGCCCCGGCGTAG
- a CDS encoding aldo/keto reductase, giving the protein MEVRPLPRIGRDVSVVGLGCWQLGADWGVVGDSDAMSVLHAAVDAGVTFLDTADVYGDGRSERFVGRLLRERPDAGLFVATKMGRRADPHVAEAFTLDAFRGWVDRSRTNLGVDRLDLVQLHCPPSAVYGSDAVFDALDTLVDEERIAAYGVSVETCDEALAAIARPHVASIQIILNAFRRKPLERVLPAAAQAGVGIIARVPLASGLLSGKYDETTTFAADDHRTYNRHGEAFDVGETFSGVPYDVGVAAAREISAYTPAGATTAQLALRWIIDQPGVTTVIPGARNAEQARGNAAAADLPPLGMAIQAAVRDVYDRSIREHVHDRW; this is encoded by the coding sequence ATGGAGGTCCGGCCCCTCCCGCGGATCGGCCGCGACGTCTCGGTGGTCGGCCTGGGCTGCTGGCAGCTCGGCGCCGACTGGGGTGTCGTCGGCGACTCCGACGCGATGTCGGTGCTGCATGCAGCGGTCGACGCCGGGGTGACGTTCCTCGACACCGCGGACGTGTACGGCGACGGCCGAAGCGAGCGCTTCGTCGGCCGGCTGCTGCGTGAACGACCGGACGCCGGGCTGTTCGTCGCCACCAAGATGGGGCGACGCGCGGATCCCCATGTGGCGGAAGCGTTCACGCTCGACGCGTTCCGCGGCTGGGTCGACCGCAGCCGCACCAACCTGGGCGTGGACCGGCTCGACCTGGTGCAGCTGCACTGCCCGCCGTCGGCGGTGTACGGCTCCGACGCGGTGTTCGACGCGCTCGACACCCTGGTGGACGAGGAGCGCATCGCCGCGTACGGCGTCTCCGTCGAGACCTGCGACGAGGCGCTGGCGGCGATCGCGCGCCCGCATGTGGCGAGCATCCAGATCATCCTCAACGCATTCCGGCGCAAGCCGCTGGAGCGGGTCCTGCCCGCGGCGGCGCAGGCCGGCGTCGGAATCATCGCCCGGGTGCCGCTGGCCAGCGGCCTGCTTTCCGGGAAGTACGACGAGACGACCACGTTCGCCGCGGACGATCACCGCACCTACAACCGCCACGGCGAGGCGTTCGACGTGGGCGAGACGTTCAGCGGTGTTCCGTACGACGTCGGCGTCGCCGCGGCGCGGGAGATCTCGGCGTACACGCCGGCGGGTGCGACCACGGCACAGCTGGCCCTGCGCTGGATCATCGATCAGCCGGGCGTGACGACCGTGATCCCCGGGGCGCGCAACGCCGAGCAGGCCCGGGGCAATGCCGCGGCCGCGGACCTGCCCCCGCTCGGGATGGCCATCCAGGCGGCCGTCCGCGACGTGTACGACCGCAGCATCCGCGAGCACGTCCACGACCGCTGGTAG
- a CDS encoding NlpC/P60 family protein: MRSPLRARMRSAATRTGIVLAGTGLLATTAFAALPAHADDAVPATPATPAAPADPATPASPAAPATPAPAATPAKPAKPALTPAQIKAKKQKARAKARAKAYRARVAKIERLRADVVKVAKKQIGDSYVAGASGPNAFDCSGLTRYVYQVATGKSLPHYSRAQYAAVKKVSRKNAKPGDLVFYFRNGAHHVGVYIGGGKMVHAANPRSDVLVSHIMGPWYGSHYSGMGRVLTV; encoded by the coding sequence ATGCGTTCTCCCCTGCGCGCCCGCATGCGCTCGGCCGCCACCCGCACCGGCATCGTGCTGGCCGGAACCGGCCTGCTGGCCACCACCGCGTTCGCCGCCCTGCCGGCCCACGCCGACGACGCCGTCCCGGCCACGCCCGCCACCCCGGCGGCACCCGCGGACCCGGCCACGCCCGCCAGCCCGGCCGCACCGGCGACGCCCGCCCCCGCGGCGACGCCCGCCAAGCCCGCCAAGCCGGCCCTCACCCCGGCTCAGATCAAGGCCAAGAAGCAGAAGGCCCGGGCCAAGGCCCGCGCCAAGGCCTACCGCGCCCGCGTCGCCAAGATCGAGCGGCTGCGCGCCGACGTCGTCAAGGTGGCCAAGAAGCAGATCGGCGACTCGTACGTCGCCGGCGCCTCCGGCCCGAACGCCTTCGACTGCTCCGGTCTGACCCGGTACGTCTACCAGGTCGCCACCGGCAAGAGCCTGCCGCACTACTCCCGCGCCCAGTACGCCGCGGTCAAGAAGGTCTCCCGCAAGAACGCCAAGCCCGGCGACCTGGTCTTCTACTTCCGCAACGGCGCGCACCACGTCGGCGTCTACATCGGCGGCGGCAAGATGGTCCACGCGGCCAACCCGCGCAGCGACGTCCTGGTCAGCCACATCATGGGCCCGTGGTACGGCTCCCACTACTCCGGCATGGGCCGCGTCCTCACCGTCTGA
- the pheA gene encoding prephenate dehydratase has translation MTAPGEDAAVRTYAFLGPRGTFAEAALRTMPLSAGAELVPYPTVTAALDAARAGEVTGALVPIENSVEGSVPATLDELGAGAPLVIVEEVALPVRFTLMARPGTSLADVRRVATHPHAQAQCRGWLARNLPEAQVIPAMSTAAAAAGLREPDVPYQAAISQRLAADTYGLEVLADGIGDNEEAWTRFVLAERPGEVPTATGADKTTLVLFMREDHPGALLEILTEFAVRGVNLTRIESRPTKKALGDYYFSVDCEGHIDDSRVGEALMGLHRVCAQVRFLGSYPRHDGRQPVLRSGVTDADFTEAQAWLARMREGRAH, from the coding sequence ATGACGGCGCCCGGCGAGGACGCGGCCGTGCGCACGTACGCCTTCCTCGGCCCGCGCGGAACGTTCGCGGAGGCCGCGCTGCGGACGATGCCGCTGTCCGCGGGCGCCGAGCTGGTCCCGTACCCGACCGTCACGGCGGCGCTGGACGCCGCGCGCGCGGGGGAGGTGACCGGGGCGCTGGTCCCGATCGAGAACTCGGTGGAGGGCTCGGTCCCGGCGACGCTCGACGAGCTCGGCGCGGGAGCGCCGCTGGTCATCGTGGAGGAGGTCGCGCTGCCGGTGCGGTTCACCCTGATGGCGCGGCCGGGCACCTCCCTGGCCGACGTCCGCCGGGTGGCCACGCACCCGCACGCGCAGGCGCAGTGCCGGGGCTGGCTGGCCCGCAACCTGCCGGAGGCGCAGGTGATCCCGGCGATGTCGACCGCGGCGGCGGCCGCCGGGCTGCGCGAGCCGGACGTCCCGTACCAGGCGGCGATCAGCCAGCGGCTGGCCGCGGACACGTACGGCCTGGAGGTCCTGGCCGACGGGATCGGCGACAACGAGGAGGCGTGGACGCGGTTCGTGCTGGCCGAGCGGCCCGGCGAGGTGCCGACGGCGACCGGCGCGGACAAGACGACGCTGGTGCTGTTCATGCGGGAGGACCACCCCGGCGCGCTGCTGGAGATCCTCACCGAGTTCGCCGTGCGCGGCGTCAACCTGACCCGGATCGAGTCGCGGCCGACCAAGAAGGCGCTGGGGGACTACTACTTCTCGGTGGACTGCGAGGGCCACATCGACGACTCCCGGGTCGGCGAGGCGCTGATGGGGCTGCACCGGGTGTGCGCGCAGGTGCGGTTCCTCGGCTCGTACCCGCGGCACGACGGCCGGCAGCCGGTGCTGCGCAGCGGCGTCACCGACGCGGACTTCACCGAGGCGCAGGCCTGGCTGGCCCGGATGCGCGAGGGCCGCGCGCACTGA
- a CDS encoding integrase core domain-containing protein: MAQANPRKRPATRHRFTYPAPNECWQLDGFTHPLGDGTTATVLQVLDDHSRRVLASRAAPGETTADVQAVLAAAINRAGVPQRFLSDNSAAINPARRGRRGVVETWLRGKGVQVITSTPGHPQTTGKSERHHQTSQRWLAARPAAATLDDLQHQLDALEDYYNHRPHQSLGMMTPLQAWAATPVAPPPPAPDGPGDGYDPTGDAIITRTVTGQGVVRLGNVRIMLGVQHAHATVLGTLDHDRIHVWDRDGLHIRTITTTPGLRYYGNGRRPGRPKPPSELSGK, from the coding sequence GTGGCCCAGGCCAACCCGCGCAAGCGTCCGGCGACCCGGCACCGGTTCACCTACCCGGCCCCGAACGAGTGCTGGCAGCTGGACGGGTTCACCCACCCGCTGGGTGACGGGACCACCGCGACGGTGCTGCAGGTCCTCGACGACCACTCCCGCCGGGTCCTGGCCTCGCGCGCCGCACCGGGGGAGACCACCGCCGACGTCCAAGCCGTGCTGGCGGCCGCGATCAACCGGGCCGGTGTCCCCCAACGGTTCCTGTCCGACAACTCCGCCGCCATCAACCCCGCCCGCCGCGGGCGACGCGGCGTGGTGGAGACCTGGCTACGCGGCAAGGGAGTCCAGGTGATCACCTCCACCCCGGGGCACCCCCAGACCACCGGCAAGAGCGAACGGCACCACCAGACCAGCCAACGTTGGCTGGCCGCCCGACCCGCCGCGGCCACCCTGGACGACCTGCAGCACCAGCTCGACGCCCTGGAGGACTACTACAACCACCGCCCCCACCAGTCCCTGGGCATGATGACCCCGCTGCAGGCGTGGGCCGCCACCCCGGTCGCCCCACCCCCACCGGCACCGGACGGTCCCGGCGACGGCTACGACCCCACCGGGGACGCGATCATCACCCGCACCGTCACCGGCCAAGGCGTCGTCCGGCTCGGCAACGTGCGGATCATGCTCGGCGTCCAGCACGCCCACGCCACCGTCCTGGGCACCCTCGACCACGACCGCATCCACGTCTGGGACCGCGACGGACTACACATCCGCACCATCACCACCACCCCCGGCCTCCGCTACTACGGCAACGGACGACGACCCGGCCGCCCCAAACCACCCAGCGAACTGTCCGGCAAGTGA
- a CDS encoding HAD-IIB family hydrolase, with protein sequence MTPVPVPADVRLVATDLDGTLLLPDGSVGARTRAALDRLARAGHPDLVIVTGRPPRWISPVAEMTGHTGTAISANGAVVLDLHDGVVVESFPLDPAVAALAVQRLREAVPGAVFAVERVRPGSVLSRTRAASYADLDAHGADPTEYALGLDYVPRWPVPEGTLIAPIEDLVGSGDVVKLLARPAPEHAHDADSFLAAAEGALAGLVEATHSNTRDVLLEVSAPGVSKATTLARVAAERGVGPEAVVAVGDAPNDLPMLRWAGTAYAVANAHPAVLAAARHVLPDHADEGVADLLEALAPR encoded by the coding sequence GTGACCCCCGTTCCGGTGCCGGCCGACGTGCGACTCGTCGCCACCGACCTCGACGGCACCCTGCTGCTGCCGGACGGGTCGGTCGGCGCGCGGACCCGGGCCGCGCTGGACCGGCTGGCCCGCGCCGGTCACCCGGACCTGGTCATCGTGACCGGGCGCCCGCCGCGGTGGATCTCGCCGGTCGCGGAGATGACCGGGCATACCGGCACGGCGATCTCCGCCAACGGGGCGGTGGTGCTGGACCTGCACGACGGGGTGGTCGTCGAATCGTTCCCGCTGGACCCGGCCGTCGCCGCGCTGGCGGTGCAGCGGCTGCGCGAGGCGGTCCCCGGGGCGGTGTTCGCGGTCGAGCGCGTCCGCCCCGGGTCGGTGCTGTCCCGGACGCGTGCGGCGTCGTACGCCGACCTGGACGCGCACGGGGCGGACCCGACGGAGTACGCGCTCGGGCTGGACTACGTACCCCGGTGGCCGGTGCCGGAGGGGACGCTGATCGCCCCGATCGAGGACCTGGTGGGGTCGGGTGACGTGGTGAAGCTGCTGGCCCGGCCGGCCCCGGAGCACGCGCACGACGCGGACTCGTTCCTCGCCGCGGCGGAGGGTGCCCTAGCGGGGCTGGTGGAGGCGACGCACTCCAACACCCGGGACGTGCTGCTGGAGGTCAGTGCGCCGGGGGTCAGCAAGGCCACCACGCTGGCCCGGGTGGCGGCCGAGCGCGGGGTCGGCCCCGAGGCGGTGGTCGCGGTGGGCGACGCGCCCAATGACCTGCCCATGCTGCGCTGGGCGGGCACCGCGTACGCCGTCGCCAACGCGCACCCGGCGGTCCTGGCCGCGGCCCGGCACGTGCTGCCCGACCACGCCGACGAGGGTGTGGCGGACCTGCTGGAGGCGCTCGCGCCCCGCTGA
- the larB gene encoding nickel pincer cofactor biosynthesis protein LarB → MSAPVGLQPPTDGPGDAGDTGAAGWHDLGFARLDTHREHRTGDPEVVYGAGKSPAQTVALLRALREAHPERAALATRLPDETLHAVRAELDGTGDTLVVDEVARAVALGPMPPPRGLVGVVAAGTSDAPVAAEAALTALVFGAGVERIDDVGVAGVHRTLSVRDRFDACDCLVVVAGMEGALPSVVGGLTGTPLVAVPTSVGYGMSLGGVAALLAMLNSCAPGVVVVNVDNGFGAGVHAARVARASARAHTRPAPDGGTPGSA, encoded by the coding sequence GTGTCGGCGCCCGTGGGGCTTCAGCCGCCGACGGACGGACCCGGTGATGCGGGTGACACGGGTGCCGCGGGCTGGCACGACCTGGGTTTCGCGCGCCTGGACACCCACCGCGAGCACCGGACCGGCGACCCCGAGGTGGTGTACGGCGCCGGCAAGTCGCCGGCCCAGACGGTCGCCCTGCTGCGTGCCCTGCGGGAGGCCCACCCGGAGCGGGCGGCGCTGGCGACCCGGCTGCCCGACGAGACCCTGCACGCGGTCCGGGCCGAGCTCGACGGCACGGGGGACACCCTCGTGGTGGACGAGGTGGCGCGCGCCGTGGCACTGGGCCCGATGCCGCCGCCGCGCGGCCTGGTCGGGGTCGTCGCCGCCGGGACGTCCGACGCGCCGGTCGCCGCGGAGGCCGCCCTCACCGCCCTGGTGTTCGGCGCAGGGGTGGAACGCATCGACGACGTCGGGGTCGCGGGGGTGCACCGGACGCTGTCGGTCCGGGACCGCTTCGACGCCTGCGACTGCCTGGTGGTGGTCGCCGGGATGGAGGGCGCGCTGCCGTCCGTGGTCGGCGGCCTGACGGGGACGCCGCTGGTGGCGGTGCCGACGAGCGTGGGCTACGGGATGTCGCTCGGCGGCGTCGCCGCGCTGCTCGCCATGCTCAACTCCTGCGCCCCGGGCGTCGTGGTCGTCAACGTGGACAACGGGTTCGGCGCCGGCGTCCACGCGGCGCGGGTGGCCCGCGCCAGCGCCCGAGCGCACACGCGGCCCGCCCCCGATGGCGGGACCCCGGGGTCCGCGTGA